One window from the genome of Pungitius pungitius chromosome 14, fPunPun2.1, whole genome shotgun sequence encodes:
- the LOC119227863 gene encoding C-type lectin domain family 4 member M-like isoform X1 yields the protein MEGEEDSSGSLNSSYNKLIHQEDSSEDNYSLNSNQDRQQVSVLMVRPESRLDHHKLLTVSLALLAVLLLAGDVGLGVYYKKLTDGQDANDISSELAKLRASHDSAIQSRDEARKQLESEINGQQLTKWEIEHQNRRTKYYEELSDKIQMKVSTLKSHIPMIKDGCRHCPPGWTFMNLLCYYFPFSEVMQHRSWNEARQFCRNQGGDLAVVDTREKLMAITSLINNYQRPSGPRGFWIGLTDVEEEGSWKWLDGTRLIEGYWNDGEPNNSGNEDCGATYPNTNPFKAWNDAPCNHGLKWICQRTPGVNVAF from the exons atggagggagaagaagattCGAGTGGTTCTTTAAATAGTTCATATAACAAACTGATTCATCAAGAGGACTCCAGTGAAGATAATTACAGTCTCAACTCAAACCAAGACAGGCAACAAG TGTCCGTGTTGATGGTGAGGCCTGAATCCCGTTTGGATCATCACAAACTGCTCACTGTAAGCCTGGCGCTGCTTGCTGTCCTTCTCTTAGCAGGTGACGTTGGCCTGGGTGTTTATT ATAAAAAGCTAACTGATGGACAGGATGCAAATGACATCAGCAGCGAGTTGGCCAAACTGCGAGCTTCTCACGACTCTGCAATCCAAAGCAGGGATGAAGCCAGGAAGCAGCTGGAAAGTGAGATCAACGGGCAGCAACTGACCAAATGGGAGATTGAACACCAGAATAGAAGAACCAAATACTACGAAGAGCTCAGTGACAAAATCCAAATGAAAGTTTCGACGTTGAAGTCCCACATCCCAATGATCA AAGACGGCTGCAGGCACTGTCCACCCGGGTGGACCTTCATGAACTTGTTGTGTTACTACTTCCCATTCTCTGAAGTGATGCAACACAGATCATGGAACGAAGCAAGACAGTTCTGCAGAAACCAAGGAGGTGACTTGGCAGTGGTAGACACCAGAGAGAAACTC ATGGCAATAACTAGCTTGATAAATAATTATCAACGCCCCTCAGGCCCGAGGGGTTTTTGGATCGGATTGACagatgtggaggaggaagggtcTTGGAAATGGCTGGATGGAACAAGGCTGATTGAGGG ATACTGGAATGATGGAGAGCCCAACAATTCGGGTAATGAGGACTGTGGAGCAACATATCCCAACACGAACCCCTTTAAGGCCTGGAATGATGCGCCATGCAATCATGGACTGAAATGGATTTGCCAAAGAACACCAGGTGTTAATGTGGCATTTTGA
- the LOC119227863 gene encoding C-type lectin domain family 4 member M-like isoform X2 produces the protein MEGEEDSSGSLNSSYNKLIHQEDSSEDNYSLNSNQDRQQVSVLMVRPESRLDHHKLLTVSLALLAVLLLAGDVGLGVYYKKLTDGQDANDISSELAKLRASHDSAIQSRDEARKQLESEINGQQLTKWEIEHQNRRTKYYEELSDKIQMKVSTLKSHIPMINGCRHCPPGWTFMNLLCYYFPFSEVMQHRSWNEARQFCRNQGGDLAVVDTREKLMAITSLINNYQRPSGPRGFWIGLTDVEEEGSWKWLDGTRLIEGYWNDGEPNNSGNEDCGATYPNTNPFKAWNDAPCNHGLKWICQRTPGVNVAF, from the exons atggagggagaagaagattCGAGTGGTTCTTTAAATAGTTCATATAACAAACTGATTCATCAAGAGGACTCCAGTGAAGATAATTACAGTCTCAACTCAAACCAAGACAGGCAACAAG TGTCCGTGTTGATGGTGAGGCCTGAATCCCGTTTGGATCATCACAAACTGCTCACTGTAAGCCTGGCGCTGCTTGCTGTCCTTCTCTTAGCAGGTGACGTTGGCCTGGGTGTTTATT ATAAAAAGCTAACTGATGGACAGGATGCAAATGACATCAGCAGCGAGTTGGCCAAACTGCGAGCTTCTCACGACTCTGCAATCCAAAGCAGGGATGAAGCCAGGAAGCAGCTGGAAAGTGAGATCAACGGGCAGCAACTGACCAAATGGGAGATTGAACACCAGAATAGAAGAACCAAATACTACGAAGAGCTCAGTGACAAAATCCAAATGAAAGTTTCGACGTTGAAGTCCCACATCCCAATGATCA ACGGCTGCAGGCACTGTCCACCCGGGTGGACCTTCATGAACTTGTTGTGTTACTACTTCCCATTCTCTGAAGTGATGCAACACAGATCATGGAACGAAGCAAGACAGTTCTGCAGAAACCAAGGAGGTGACTTGGCAGTGGTAGACACCAGAGAGAAACTC ATGGCAATAACTAGCTTGATAAATAATTATCAACGCCCCTCAGGCCCGAGGGGTTTTTGGATCGGATTGACagatgtggaggaggaagggtcTTGGAAATGGCTGGATGGAACAAGGCTGATTGAGGG ATACTGGAATGATGGAGAGCCCAACAATTCGGGTAATGAGGACTGTGGAGCAACATATCCCAACACGAACCCCTTTAAGGCCTGGAATGATGCGCCATGCAATCATGGACTGAAATGGATTTGCCAAAGAACACCAGGTGTTAATGTGGCATTTTGA
- the ttc8 gene encoding tetratricopeptide repeat protein 8 isoform X2: MEVKMDPLFLALSYFRRRKLQQCSDICTKILQDNPYDQAAWSLKTRALTEMVYIDEIEVDQEGIAEMMLDESSIAQVARPGTSLRLPGTSHGSGPTPAVRPMTQSGRPITGFVRPSTQSGRPGTMEQAIKTPRTASTARPVTSASGRFIRLGTASMLTNPEGPYINLSRLNMAKYSQKPQLSRTLFEYIFHHENDVKNALDLAAQATEHAQFKDWWWKVQLGKCYYRLGLYREAEKQFRSALNHKEVVDTYLYLAKVYQRLDQPITALNLFKQGLDHFPGEVTLLTGIARIHEEMNNISSATEYYKDVLKQDNTHVEAIACIGSNHFYTDQPEIALRFYRRLLQMGVYNCQLYNNLGLCCFYAQQYDMTLSSFERAQALVANDEEQADVWYNIGHVAVGIGDLTLAYQCFKLALTNNNDHAEAYNNLAVLELRKGRIEQSKAFLQTAASLAPHMYEPHFNLSILSEKIGDLQGSYTAAQKSENSFPEHVDTQQLLKQLRQNFSVL, encoded by the exons ATGGAGGTGAAGATGGACCCTTTGTTCCTGGCGTTGAGCTATTTCCGGAGACGAAAGCTCCAACAATGTTCAGATATTTGCACTAAAATATTACAAGACAACCCGTACGACCAG GCTGCATGGAGCTTGAAAACCCGCGCTCTTACAGAGATGGTATACATTGATGAAATTGAGGTTGACCAGGAGGGGATTGCTGAGATGATGCTGGATGAAAGCTCTATCGCCCAAGTTGCAC GACCGGGAACATCACTGAGGCTCCCTGGAACAAGTCATGGCAGCGGCCCCACACCGGCTGTCAG GCCCATGACACAATCAGGGCGTCCTATCACAGGATTTGTGAGGCCCAGCACACAGTCAGGTCGTCCTGGGACAATGGAGCAGGCCATCAAGACCCCCCGCACCGCAAGCACCGCTCGTCCTGTCACCAGCGCTTCGGGCAGATTCATTCGTCTGGGCACA GCTTCAATGTTAACCAATCCAGAAGGACCATATATAAACCTCTCGAGACTAAATATGGCCAAGTATTCCCAAAAACCACAATTATCCAGG ACATTGTTCGAGTACATATTCCATCatgaaaatgatgtaaaaaat gcATTAGATCTGGCTGCTCAAGCTACTGAACATGCCCAGTTTAAAGACTGGTGGTGGAAAGTTCAGCTCGGAAAATGCTACTACAG GCTTGGTTTATATCGAGAGGCAGAAAAACAGTTTAGATCAGCGCTCAACCATAAAGAGGTGGTGGATACGTATCTCTACCTTGCAAAG GTGTATCAGCGCCTGGATCAACCAATAACAGCACTTAACCTTTTCAAGCAAGGTCTGGACCACTTTCCCGGGGAGGTTACTCTGCTAACTGGAATCGCTCGCATACACGAG GAGATGAACAACATCTCATCAGCCACAGAGTATTACAAAGATGTGCTGAAGCAGGACAACACCCACGTGGAGGCTATAGCCTGCATAGGCAGCAACCACTTCTACACCGATCAGCCTGAGATCGCCCTGCGCTTCTACAG ACGGCTACTTCAGATGGGGGTGTATAACTGCCAGCTGTACAACAACCTGGGCTTGTGCTGCTTCTACGCCCAGCAGTACGACATGACTCTGTCCTCATTCGAGAGGGCTCAGGCCCTGGTGGCCAATGACGAAGAGCAGGCGGATGTGTGGTACAACATAGGACATGTGGCTGTG GGCATAGGAGACTTGACACTGGCCTACCAGTGTTTTAAATTGGCCTTGACTAACAATAATGATCATGCGGAGGCGTACAACAATCTGGCAGTGCTGGAGCTGCGCAAAGGTCGCATCGAACAG TCCAAAGCCTTCCTGCAGACGGCAGCGTCACTCGCCCCTCACATGTATGAGCCACACTTCAATCTCTCCATTCTCTCCGAAAAG ATTGGAGACCTTCAAGGCAGCTACACTGCCGCCCAAAAGTCGGAGAACTCCTTCCCGGAGCATGTCGACACTCAGCAGCTTCTCAAGCAACTTCGGCAGAACTTTTCGGTTCTGTGA
- the ttc8 gene encoding tetratricopeptide repeat protein 8 isoform X1: MEVKMDPLFLALSYFRRRKLQQCSDICTKILQDNPYDQDSSILISEAAWSLKTRALTEMVYIDEIEVDQEGIAEMMLDESSIAQVARPGTSLRLPGTSHGSGPTPAVRPMTQSGRPITGFVRPSTQSGRPGTMEQAIKTPRTASTARPVTSASGRFIRLGTASMLTNPEGPYINLSRLNMAKYSQKPQLSRTLFEYIFHHENDVKNALDLAAQATEHAQFKDWWWKVQLGKCYYRLGLYREAEKQFRSALNHKEVVDTYLYLAKVYQRLDQPITALNLFKQGLDHFPGEVTLLTGIARIHEEMNNISSATEYYKDVLKQDNTHVEAIACIGSNHFYTDQPEIALRFYRRLLQMGVYNCQLYNNLGLCCFYAQQYDMTLSSFERAQALVANDEEQADVWYNIGHVAVGIGDLTLAYQCFKLALTNNNDHAEAYNNLAVLELRKGRIEQSKAFLQTAASLAPHMYEPHFNLSILSEKIGDLQGSYTAAQKSENSFPEHVDTQQLLKQLRQNFSVL, from the exons ATGGAGGTGAAGATGGACCCTTTGTTCCTGGCGTTGAGCTATTTCCGGAGACGAAAGCTCCAACAATGTTCAGATATTTGCACTAAAATATTACAAGACAACCCGTACGACCAG GACTCCTCCATTCTTATCTCAGAG GCTGCATGGAGCTTGAAAACCCGCGCTCTTACAGAGATGGTATACATTGATGAAATTGAGGTTGACCAGGAGGGGATTGCTGAGATGATGCTGGATGAAAGCTCTATCGCCCAAGTTGCAC GACCGGGAACATCACTGAGGCTCCCTGGAACAAGTCATGGCAGCGGCCCCACACCGGCTGTCAG GCCCATGACACAATCAGGGCGTCCTATCACAGGATTTGTGAGGCCCAGCACACAGTCAGGTCGTCCTGGGACAATGGAGCAGGCCATCAAGACCCCCCGCACCGCAAGCACCGCTCGTCCTGTCACCAGCGCTTCGGGCAGATTCATTCGTCTGGGCACA GCTTCAATGTTAACCAATCCAGAAGGACCATATATAAACCTCTCGAGACTAAATATGGCCAAGTATTCCCAAAAACCACAATTATCCAGG ACATTGTTCGAGTACATATTCCATCatgaaaatgatgtaaaaaat gcATTAGATCTGGCTGCTCAAGCTACTGAACATGCCCAGTTTAAAGACTGGTGGTGGAAAGTTCAGCTCGGAAAATGCTACTACAG GCTTGGTTTATATCGAGAGGCAGAAAAACAGTTTAGATCAGCGCTCAACCATAAAGAGGTGGTGGATACGTATCTCTACCTTGCAAAG GTGTATCAGCGCCTGGATCAACCAATAACAGCACTTAACCTTTTCAAGCAAGGTCTGGACCACTTTCCCGGGGAGGTTACTCTGCTAACTGGAATCGCTCGCATACACGAG GAGATGAACAACATCTCATCAGCCACAGAGTATTACAAAGATGTGCTGAAGCAGGACAACACCCACGTGGAGGCTATAGCCTGCATAGGCAGCAACCACTTCTACACCGATCAGCCTGAGATCGCCCTGCGCTTCTACAG ACGGCTACTTCAGATGGGGGTGTATAACTGCCAGCTGTACAACAACCTGGGCTTGTGCTGCTTCTACGCCCAGCAGTACGACATGACTCTGTCCTCATTCGAGAGGGCTCAGGCCCTGGTGGCCAATGACGAAGAGCAGGCGGATGTGTGGTACAACATAGGACATGTGGCTGTG GGCATAGGAGACTTGACACTGGCCTACCAGTGTTTTAAATTGGCCTTGACTAACAATAATGATCATGCGGAGGCGTACAACAATCTGGCAGTGCTGGAGCTGCGCAAAGGTCGCATCGAACAG TCCAAAGCCTTCCTGCAGACGGCAGCGTCACTCGCCCCTCACATGTATGAGCCACACTTCAATCTCTCCATTCTCTCCGAAAAG ATTGGAGACCTTCAAGGCAGCTACACTGCCGCCCAAAAGTCGGAGAACTCCTTCCCGGAGCATGTCGACACTCAGCAGCTTCTCAAGCAACTTCGGCAGAACTTTTCGGTTCTGTGA
- the ttc8 gene encoding tetratricopeptide repeat protein 8 isoform X3, with the protein MVYIDEIEVDQEGIAEMMLDESSIAQVARPGTSLRLPGTSHGSGPTPAVRPMTQSGRPITGFVRPSTQSGRPGTMEQAIKTPRTASTARPVTSASGRFIRLGTASMLTNPEGPYINLSRLNMAKYSQKPQLSRTLFEYIFHHENDVKNALDLAAQATEHAQFKDWWWKVQLGKCYYRLGLYREAEKQFRSALNHKEVVDTYLYLAKVYQRLDQPITALNLFKQGLDHFPGEVTLLTGIARIHEEMNNISSATEYYKDVLKQDNTHVEAIACIGSNHFYTDQPEIALRFYRRLLQMGVYNCQLYNNLGLCCFYAQQYDMTLSSFERAQALVANDEEQADVWYNIGHVAVGIGDLTLAYQCFKLALTNNNDHAEAYNNLAVLELRKGRIEQSKAFLQTAASLAPHMYEPHFNLSILSEKIGDLQGSYTAAQKSENSFPEHVDTQQLLKQLRQNFSVL; encoded by the exons ATGGTATACATTGATGAAATTGAGGTTGACCAGGAGGGGATTGCTGAGATGATGCTGGATGAAAGCTCTATCGCCCAAGTTGCAC GACCGGGAACATCACTGAGGCTCCCTGGAACAAGTCATGGCAGCGGCCCCACACCGGCTGTCAG GCCCATGACACAATCAGGGCGTCCTATCACAGGATTTGTGAGGCCCAGCACACAGTCAGGTCGTCCTGGGACAATGGAGCAGGCCATCAAGACCCCCCGCACCGCAAGCACCGCTCGTCCTGTCACCAGCGCTTCGGGCAGATTCATTCGTCTGGGCACA GCTTCAATGTTAACCAATCCAGAAGGACCATATATAAACCTCTCGAGACTAAATATGGCCAAGTATTCCCAAAAACCACAATTATCCAGG ACATTGTTCGAGTACATATTCCATCatgaaaatgatgtaaaaaat gcATTAGATCTGGCTGCTCAAGCTACTGAACATGCCCAGTTTAAAGACTGGTGGTGGAAAGTTCAGCTCGGAAAATGCTACTACAG GCTTGGTTTATATCGAGAGGCAGAAAAACAGTTTAGATCAGCGCTCAACCATAAAGAGGTGGTGGATACGTATCTCTACCTTGCAAAG GTGTATCAGCGCCTGGATCAACCAATAACAGCACTTAACCTTTTCAAGCAAGGTCTGGACCACTTTCCCGGGGAGGTTACTCTGCTAACTGGAATCGCTCGCATACACGAG GAGATGAACAACATCTCATCAGCCACAGAGTATTACAAAGATGTGCTGAAGCAGGACAACACCCACGTGGAGGCTATAGCCTGCATAGGCAGCAACCACTTCTACACCGATCAGCCTGAGATCGCCCTGCGCTTCTACAG ACGGCTACTTCAGATGGGGGTGTATAACTGCCAGCTGTACAACAACCTGGGCTTGTGCTGCTTCTACGCCCAGCAGTACGACATGACTCTGTCCTCATTCGAGAGGGCTCAGGCCCTGGTGGCCAATGACGAAGAGCAGGCGGATGTGTGGTACAACATAGGACATGTGGCTGTG GGCATAGGAGACTTGACACTGGCCTACCAGTGTTTTAAATTGGCCTTGACTAACAATAATGATCATGCGGAGGCGTACAACAATCTGGCAGTGCTGGAGCTGCGCAAAGGTCGCATCGAACAG TCCAAAGCCTTCCTGCAGACGGCAGCGTCACTCGCCCCTCACATGTATGAGCCACACTTCAATCTCTCCATTCTCTCCGAAAAG ATTGGAGACCTTCAAGGCAGCTACACTGCCGCCCAAAAGTCGGAGAACTCCTTCCCGGAGCATGTCGACACTCAGCAGCTTCTCAAGCAACTTCGGCAGAACTTTTCGGTTCTGTGA